A DNA window from Spirochaetota bacterium contains the following coding sequences:
- the tsaA gene encoding tRNA (N6-threonylcarbamoyladenosine(37)-N6)-methyltransferase TrmO — protein sequence MDEIVYKPIGLIHSPFIEVKGTPIQSAVAKGIEGRVEIFSEYAEGLKDIEGFSHVFLIYHFHLSIKYSLRAEPFLDKEEHGIFAIRSPSRPNPIGISIVRIVRLEGKILYIQDVDILNETPHLDIKPYVPEFDKREGTKIGWLEKNIHKIHSARDDGRFAV from the coding sequence TTGGATGAAATAGTATACAAGCCAATAGGATTGATCCATTCTCCTTTTATTGAGGTCAAGGGGACACCAATACAATCAGCTGTAGCCAAGGGCATTGAAGGAAGGGTGGAAATATTCTCTGAATATGCTGAAGGATTAAAAGATATTGAGGGCTTTTCTCATGTCTTTTTAATATATCACTTTCATCTATCTATTAAATATTCCTTAAGAGCAGAGCCCTTTTTGGACAAGGAGGAACATGGAATTTTTGCAATACGAAGCCCGAGTAGACCGAATCCTATTGGCATATCGATTGTGCGTATAGTGAGGCTTGAAGGAAAAATCCTCTACATACAGGATGTTGATATATTAAATGAAACGCCTCATTTGGATATAAAGCCCTATGTGCCGGAATTTGACAAACGGGAAGGGACGAAAATCGGTTGGCTCGAGAAAAATATACATAAAATCCATTCAGCAAGGGATGACGGAAGATTTGCGGTATAA
- a CDS encoding glycerol-3-phosphate dehydrogenase/oxidase — translation MNRFIENYHKEEFDIIIIGGGITGAAVAYDASLRGLKVALLEKDDFGGATSAATSKLIHGGLRYLNNFEFSLVRESLRERRYLENIAPNFVYPLPFMIPHYNGFNSNKWLIKTGLNIYDLLSYDRKWTWDKTKRLPKHQSMSREEALEAEPNVIAKGLTGASIYYDCQSISPERLTLSFIKSALRHGAKVSNHAKVHSFIYSDEKKIEGVKVIDQLNNKEIEMKGRLTINCGGPWADIILNIAEHGESQHHIKRSEGIHLITNKLVNQHAVVLMPKDGRHFFLIPWKGHSLIGTTDKEYIGNPDNYRVTQHGIEDFIGEINKSFGNVKLAYNDIKFAYGGLRPIIDDQTEGTYDSSRKYEIYDNAVDGFEGIITVEGGKYTTSRNLAANTMKIVEKKINRSIGKSQTEKRYLYGCEIRDISSFLKTIKTENNDYNEKTMEYLGKDFGTESKEVLKIARSNREYAEVINEDREILAEVVYSVRNEMARTLKDILFRRTSIGQLGHPGHSVLQRIAKIAAEELNWDDSKLQKEISDADKALSLP, via the coding sequence ATGAACCGTTTTATCGAAAATTATCATAAAGAAGAGTTTGACATTATAATTATTGGAGGGGGAATAACAGGTGCAGCGGTCGCATACGATGCATCACTTAGGGGACTAAAGGTTGCCCTACTGGAGAAGGATGATTTCGGGGGAGCGACATCTGCTGCTACCTCAAAGCTCATACATGGAGGATTGAGATACCTAAATAATTTCGAGTTTTCCCTTGTTCGTGAATCCCTGAGAGAGAGGAGGTATTTGGAAAATATTGCCCCTAATTTTGTATACCCCCTACCATTTATGATTCCACACTATAATGGCTTCAATTCCAACAAATGGCTCATAAAGACAGGGCTCAACATCTATGATCTGCTCTCCTATGATAGGAAATGGACGTGGGATAAGACAAAAAGATTACCCAAACACCAATCAATGTCAAGGGAAGAGGCTTTAGAGGCTGAGCCCAATGTCATTGCTAAGGGATTGACTGGGGCCTCTATATATTATGATTGCCAAAGCATCTCTCCTGAAAGACTCACGCTATCTTTTATAAAGTCCGCATTAAGACATGGAGCCAAGGTATCAAATCACGCCAAGGTTCATAGTTTTATTTATTCGGATGAGAAAAAAATTGAAGGTGTTAAGGTTATTGACCAGCTTAACAATAAAGAAATAGAGATGAAAGGGCGATTAACCATAAATTGCGGCGGCCCCTGGGCAGATATCATACTGAATATCGCTGAACATGGAGAATCCCAACATCACATAAAGAGATCCGAGGGAATACATCTGATAACAAATAAACTTGTTAATCAACATGCTGTTGTGCTCATGCCAAAAGATGGAAGACATTTCTTTCTCATCCCCTGGAAAGGGCATTCTCTTATAGGCACAACAGATAAGGAATATATTGGAAATCCCGACAATTATAGGGTTACACAGCATGGTATTGAAGACTTCATAGGAGAGATAAATAAATCCTTCGGTAATGTGAAGCTGGCTTACAACGATATTAAATTTGCTTATGGGGGTCTTAGACCAATTATTGATGACCAGACCGAAGGCACATATGATTCATCGAGAAAATACGAGATTTACGATAATGCAGTGGATGGCTTTGAGGGGATAATCACTGTAGAGGGGGGGAAATACACAACCAGTAGAAATTTAGCGGCCAATACAATGAAAATTGTTGAGAAAAAAATAAACAGATCTATTGGAAAATCGCAAACAGAAAAAAGATATTTATATGGTTGCGAAATAAGAGATATTTCATCTTTTCTAAAAACAATTAAAACAGAAAATAATGATTATAATGAAAAGACTATGGAATATTTAGGAAAGGATTTCGGCACTGAATCTAAAGAGGTTTTAAAAATTGCGCGATCAAACAGAGAGTATGCTGAAGTGATAAACGAAGATAGGGAGATACTGGCAGAAGTCGTATATTCAGTTAGAAACGAAATGGCTAGAACCCTAAAAGATATCTTATTTAGGCGAACCAGCATAGGCCAATTAGGTCACCCTGGGCATAGTGTTTTACAAAGGATCGCAAAAATTGCGGCTGAAGAGCTTAATTGGGATGACTCTAAGTTACAAAAAGAGATATCAGATGCAGACAAAGCCTTAAGCCTTCCCTAA
- a CDS encoding FAD-binding oxidoreductase: protein MNNKSYRNIFKWGNPTHEEIFDKEMLEFIKRAFSLSDSDIEEVFLPGHDEVKLKKKSRLTPTVINGLKNIVGENNVSLDDFDRAYHSYGKAYIDLLKLRLGKIDNPPDVVVYPRYEDDIIKILQICNKGRIPITPFGGHSSVTRAIETPKRGISLDMTRYMNKVIKINEVNHTVSVQPGITGPALEEYLNNHGEGYTCGHFPQSFEYSTVGGWVCTRGAGQASTGYGKIEDIVLSMRMVTPKGIITTKDYPAAALGPDIDEILIGSEGTFGILTEITLKIRKYLPHNTGLSSFIFKDFPSAIIAMREVMQGQFGKPYIFRVSDPEETDISFEMKGESGKISDRILQFLGYKPMSRCLMFISVEGDHDYTRFVIKKIKKIARKNGGFSIGSSPTIKWLKQRYTSSYLRDPLMDIGIMTDTLETAVTWENLLPLWNSVRKYIKRRPNTLCMTHLSHCYENGANLYFTFLSKMNKNNNIDDYKKFQKGIIDKIHVSGGSLSHHHGIGKMFSPWMKLEIGDIGLGLLQAIKNYFDNKGIMNPGGTLGMKN from the coding sequence ATGAACAATAAAAGCTATAGAAATATTTTTAAATGGGGAAATCCTACTCATGAAGAGATCTTTGATAAGGAGATGCTTGAATTTATCAAAAGAGCCTTTAGTCTTAGCGATTCAGATATTGAAGAAGTATTTCTTCCTGGCCATGACGAGGTTAAACTAAAAAAGAAGAGCAGATTAACACCAACAGTAATTAATGGACTAAAGAATATAGTTGGAGAAAATAATGTCAGTTTGGACGATTTCGATAGAGCTTATCATTCCTATGGCAAGGCCTACATCGATCTATTAAAGTTAAGACTTGGGAAAATAGACAATCCTCCTGATGTAGTTGTTTATCCCCGTTACGAGGATGATATCATAAAGATACTACAGATATGCAACAAAGGCAGAATACCCATTACTCCATTTGGGGGGCACTCCTCTGTTACCAGAGCGATTGAAACACCAAAGAGGGGCATATCTCTGGATATGACACGCTATATGAACAAGGTTATAAAAATAAATGAGGTTAATCACACTGTGTCAGTGCAGCCAGGCATTACAGGGCCAGCACTTGAAGAATATCTCAACAATCACGGAGAGGGGTATACATGCGGACATTTTCCACAATCTTTTGAATACTCAACAGTCGGTGGATGGGTATGTACCAGGGGAGCGGGTCAGGCTTCGACAGGATATGGAAAGATCGAGGACATTGTACTATCAATGAGGATGGTTACACCAAAGGGTATAATTACAACAAAAGACTACCCCGCTGCTGCATTAGGCCCTGATATTGATGAAATCCTAATAGGCTCTGAGGGCACATTTGGGATTTTAACTGAAATAACTTTGAAGATAAGAAAATATCTCCCTCACAACACTGGACTATCATCCTTTATCTTTAAAGACTTCCCTTCCGCCATTATAGCAATGAGAGAGGTTATGCAGGGACAATTCGGCAAGCCTTATATCTTTCGAGTCTCAGATCCTGAAGAAACAGACATCTCCTTTGAAATGAAGGGTGAGAGCGGGAAGATCAGCGATAGGATACTCCAATTCCTAGGATACAAACCGATGTCACGCTGTTTAATGTTTATCAGCGTTGAGGGTGATCATGATTATACAAGGTTCGTAATAAAAAAGATTAAAAAAATTGCTCGGAAGAACGGCGGTTTCAGTATCGGCTCATCCCCTACAATTAAGTGGCTCAAGCAGAGATACACAAGCTCATATCTGCGAGATCCCCTAATGGATATTGGAATAATGACAGACACACTGGAGACTGCGGTAACATGGGAAAATCTCCTCCCACTCTGGAACTCCGTTAGAAAATATATCAAGAGAAGACCCAATACCCTTTGCATGACTCATCTTTCCCATTGCTATGAAAACGGGGCAAATCTCTATTTTACGTTCCTCTCAAAGATGAACAAAAACAACAATATAGATGATTATAAAAAATTTCAAAAGGGTATAATAGACAAAATTCATGTTAGCGGTGGATCACTATCTCATCATCAT
- a CDS encoding cob(I)yrinic acid a,c-diamide adenosyltransferase codes for MLEEGYTHLYTGNGKGKTTAALGLTLRAAGAGLRSIIIQFMKGQHYNELNSIEKLSGLIQIEQYGSKKLCRVDDESYDEHYRLCQDGLVRAHEIIDDDRFSIIILDEIVTAFQFKMVAMDKIIEIIRRRPKNKELVLTGRGATQEIIDICDLVTEMKEIKHYYNKGVLARIGIEI; via the coding sequence ATGTTAGAAGAAGGGTACACACATCTATATACAGGAAATGGGAAGGGCAAAACTACAGCAGCCTTGGGGCTGACATTAAGGGCGGCGGGTGCAGGGCTTAGATCAATAATCATTCAGTTTATGAAGGGACAGCATTATAATGAGTTAAATTCAATAGAAAAACTTAGCGGTCTGATCCAAATCGAGCAATATGGTAGCAAAAAGCTTTGCAGGGTTGATGATGAAAGCTATGATGAACATTATAGGTTATGCCAGGATGGATTAGTCCGTGCTCATGAAATAATTGATGATGATAGATTTTCAATTATAATACTTGATGAGATAGTGACAGCATTTCAATTTAAGATGGTTGCAATGGATAAAATAATAGAAATCATTCGGAGAAGACCAAAAAATAAAGAGCTAGTCTTAACAGGAAGGGGGGCAACACAGGAAATAATCGATATCTGTGATCTTGTTACTGAGATGAAAGAGATTAAACACTATTATAACAAAGGTGTACTAGCCAGAATCGGAATTGAGATATAG